The Primulina eburnea isolate SZY01 chromosome 6, ASM2296580v1, whole genome shotgun sequence genome contains a region encoding:
- the LOC140834391 gene encoding lachrymatory-factor synthase: MEHNISSQTWEARVSTKLEKATAHQIWPLFQDFFGLHQWFPGLAICHGIHGTNGEPGCVRYCAGFGLKTEKINEEESDLRWSTERLIAIDHAQMTFSYEIVDCNIGFKSYVSSIKVVPAGGSGRGCVVEWCFRVDPVVGWKFEDLVGKYEVGLQLMTKKMEAAVSE; this comes from the coding sequence ATGGAGCATAACATTTCATCACAAACATGGGAAGCGAGGGTTTCAACGAAGCTGGAAAAGGCTACGGCTCACCAAATATGGCCTCTTTTCCAGGATTTCTTCGGGCTTCATCAATGGTTCCCGGGCCTCGCCATATGTCACGGCATCCACGGGACCAACGGAGAGCCGGGTTGCGTGCGTTACTGCGCTGGATTCGGTCTCAAAACAGAGAAAATCAACGAAGAGGAGTCAGATTTGCGTTGGTCTACGGAGAGACTAATCGCCATTGACCATGCCCAAATGACGTTTAGTTACGAGATTGTGGATTGCAATATTGGGTTCAAGTCCTACGTGTCGAGTATCAAGGTTGTTCCGGCAGGGGGTAGCGGCAGAGGATGTGTCGTTGAATGGTGTTTCCGCGTTGATCCGGTGGTGGGATGGAAGTTTGAAGATTTGGTGGGCAAATACGAAGTGGGGTTGCAGCTCATGACTAAGAAGATGGAGGCTGCCGTTTCTGAGTAA
- the LOC140834389 gene encoding tryptophan--tRNA ligase, chloroplastic/mitochondrial isoform X1 — protein sequence MGRSLLSQFSILSNISPRSISSILPNRVHLNNCSSRTSVLLQRRIQIGGSFRCLCSVAVSKPSTSENSSSSMKKRIVSGIQPTGSIHLGNYLGAIKNWIELQNTYETLFFIVDLHAITLPYDASQLSKATRDTAAMYLACGVDLSRGSIFVQSHVRAHVELMWLLSSASPIGWLNRMIQFKEKSRKTGDDNVGVALLTYPVLMASDILLYQSDFVPVGEDQKQHLELTRELAERFNYLYGGRKWKKLGGRGGAIFKVPEPLIPPTGARVMSLTDGLSKMSKSAPSDQSRINLLDSKDVIANKIKRCKTDSFPGLEFDNPERPECNNLLSVYQLITYKTKQEVEEECKDMNWGVFKTLLTDALIEHLHPIQVHYAEIMSDATYLDTILAEGASKAETIAEVTINNIYEAMGFLRRQA from the exons ATGGGGCGCTCTTTGCTCTCTCAGTTCTCCATCCTCTCCAACATTTCTCCACGCTCCATCTCTTCGAT CTTGCCGAATCGTGTTCATCTTAATAATTGCTCGAGTAGAACGAGTGTGCTACTTCAACGGAGAATTCAAATTGGCGGGAGCTTTCGATGCCTTTGCAGCGTCGCAGTTTCCAAACCTTCGACTTCTGAGAATTCCTCCAGCTCCATGAA GAAGAGAATAGTCTCTGGCATCCAGCCCACGGGATCCATACATCTTGGCAATTATCTTGGGGCCATAAAGAATTGGATTGAATTGCAG AATACCTATGAGACACTCTTTTTCATTGTGGACCTCCATGCG ATAACGTTGCCATATGATGCATCACAGTTATCAAAAGCGACAAGAGATACCGCAGCTATGTATTTGGCATGTGGTGTTGATTTATCTAGG GGTTCAATCTTTGTTCAGTCTCATGTTCGTGCTCATGTAGAATTGATGTGGTTATTGAGTTCTGCCAGCCCAATAGGTTGGCTCAACCGGATGATACAATTTAAAGAGAAATCACGGAAGACT GGGGATGACAATGTTGGAGTTGCACTTCTAACCTATCCTGTTCTGATGGCATCTGATATTCTTTTGTATCAG TCTGATTTTGTTCCTGTTGGTGAGGATCAGAAGCAACACCTAGAATTGACTCGAGAATTAGCTGAGCGTTTTAATTATTTGTATGGAGGAAGAAAATGGAAGAAGTTGGGAGG GCGAGGTGGTGCTATTTTTAAG GTTCCTGAACCCCTTATTCCACCCACTGGAGCTCGTGTGATGTCCCTCACTGATGGTCTTTCCAAG ATGTCAAAATCTGCACCATCTGATCAATCTCGAATCAATTTATTGGATTCAAAAGAT GTAATAGCCAACAAAATAAAACGTTGCAAGACTGATTCATTTCCGGG CTTGGAATTTGATAATCCTGAAAGACCTGAATGTAACAACCTTCTTTCAGTATATCAGCTTATTACCTACAAGACAAAACAG GAAGTTGAAGAAGAGTGCAAGGATATGAATTGGGGAGTTTTTAAAACCCTTCTTACTGACGCATTAATTGAGCATCTTCATCCCATCCAG GTTCATTATGCAGAAATTATGTCTGATGCCACTTACTTGGATACCATTCTAGCTGAGGGTGCTAGCAAAGCTGAGACCATAGCAGAAGTTACCATCAATAACATCTACGAGGCAATGGGATTTTTGCGGAGACAAGCATGA
- the LOC140834387 gene encoding cell division control protein 2 homolog A isoform X1 has protein sequence MLELDFDIPENWPQYEKVEKIGEGTYGVVYKARDRITNETIALKKIRLEQEDEGVPSTAIREISLLKEMQHGNIVRLQDVVHSEKRLYLVFEYLDLDLKKHMDSCPEFSKDPRLVKMFLYQILRGIAYCHSHRVLHRDLKPQNLLIDRRTNALKLADFGLARAFGIPVRTFTHEVVTLWYRAPEILLGSRHYSTPVDVWSVGCIFAEMVNQRPLFPGDSEIDELFKIFRVMGTPNEVTWPGVTSLPDFKSAFPKWPSKDLSTVVPNLDAAGLNLLGKMLCLDPSKRTTARSALEHEYFKDIGFVP, from the exons ATGCTAGAAT TGGATTTTGACATTCCTGAAAATTGGCCGCAGTATGAAAAAGTTGAGAAAATTGGCGAGGGTACTTATGGAGTGGTGTACAAGGCTCGTGATCGCATAACAAATGAAACAATAGCTCTGAAGAAAATCCGTTTGGAGCAGGAAGATGAGGGAGTGCCAAGCACAGCTATCAGAGAGATTTCTCTCTTGAAAGAGATGCAGCATGGGAATATTGTGAG GTTGCAGGATGTGGTGCACAGTGAAAAACGCTTGTATCTGGTGTTTGAATATCTGGATTTGGATTTGAAGAAACACATGGATTCTTGCCCAGAATTCTCAAAGGATCCTCGTCTGGTCAAA ATGTTCCTGTATCAAATACTTCGTGGTATCGCCTATTGCCATTCTCACCGTGTCCTTCATCGAGACTTGAAGCCTCAGAACTTGCTGATAGATCGCCGGACCAATGCATTAAAGCTTGCAGATTTTGGATTGGCTAGAGCATTTGGTATACCTGTCAGGACATTTACGCATGAG GTTGTGACACTATGGTACAGGGCTCCAGAAATACTACTTGGATCACGGCACTATTCTACTCCAGTGGATGTGTGGTCAGTTGGTTGTATATTTGCTGAAATGGTAAATCAGCGACCATTGTTTCCTGGGGACTCTGAGATTGATGAactctttaaaatttttag AGTCATGGGTACCCCAAACGAAGTTACGTGGCCAGGAGTGACTTCTCTTCCTGATTTTAAGTCAGCATTTCCAAAATGGCCATCAAAG GATCTGTCTACTGTGGTTCCAAATCTTGATGCTGCTGGCCTCAACCTCCTTGGG AAAATGCTCTGCTTGGATCCGAGCAAACGGACTACAGCCAGAAGTGCTCTTGAGCACGAGTACTTCAAGGATATTGGATTCGTCCCTTAA
- the LOC140834387 gene encoding cell division control protein 2 homolog A isoform X2, with protein MDQYEKVEKIGEGTYGVVYKARDRITNETIALKKIRLEQEDEGVPSTAIREISLLKEMQHGNIVRLQDVVHSEKRLYLVFEYLDLDLKKHMDSCPEFSKDPRLVKMFLYQILRGIAYCHSHRVLHRDLKPQNLLIDRRTNALKLADFGLARAFGIPVRTFTHEVVTLWYRAPEILLGSRHYSTPVDVWSVGCIFAEMVNQRPLFPGDSEIDELFKIFRVMGTPNEVTWPGVTSLPDFKSAFPKWPSKDLSTVVPNLDAAGLNLLGKMLCLDPSKRTTARSALEHEYFKDIGFVP; from the exons ATGGATCAG TATGAAAAAGTTGAGAAAATTGGCGAGGGTACTTATGGAGTGGTGTACAAGGCTCGTGATCGCATAACAAATGAAACAATAGCTCTGAAGAAAATCCGTTTGGAGCAGGAAGATGAGGGAGTGCCAAGCACAGCTATCAGAGAGATTTCTCTCTTGAAAGAGATGCAGCATGGGAATATTGTGAG GTTGCAGGATGTGGTGCACAGTGAAAAACGCTTGTATCTGGTGTTTGAATATCTGGATTTGGATTTGAAGAAACACATGGATTCTTGCCCAGAATTCTCAAAGGATCCTCGTCTGGTCAAA ATGTTCCTGTATCAAATACTTCGTGGTATCGCCTATTGCCATTCTCACCGTGTCCTTCATCGAGACTTGAAGCCTCAGAACTTGCTGATAGATCGCCGGACCAATGCATTAAAGCTTGCAGATTTTGGATTGGCTAGAGCATTTGGTATACCTGTCAGGACATTTACGCATGAG GTTGTGACACTATGGTACAGGGCTCCAGAAATACTACTTGGATCACGGCACTATTCTACTCCAGTGGATGTGTGGTCAGTTGGTTGTATATTTGCTGAAATGGTAAATCAGCGACCATTGTTTCCTGGGGACTCTGAGATTGATGAactctttaaaatttttag AGTCATGGGTACCCCAAACGAAGTTACGTGGCCAGGAGTGACTTCTCTTCCTGATTTTAAGTCAGCATTTCCAAAATGGCCATCAAAG GATCTGTCTACTGTGGTTCCAAATCTTGATGCTGCTGGCCTCAACCTCCTTGGG AAAATGCTCTGCTTGGATCCGAGCAAACGGACTACAGCCAGAAGTGCTCTTGAGCACGAGTACTTCAAGGATATTGGATTCGTCCCTTAA
- the LOC140834390 gene encoding uncharacterized protein, whose translation MEAAVTAIQVEELTSGASGRLIPVFRNLRQSILSYQFLRRFLLLFYSFFLWLLLLLPRRHRLSSASSPPSSPKTSSSSIRRRKLIRRRDEEDTLRRRALAEAVEMVTDDIDDINSRCQWTTSLFFGDRQNALFCRSWFPASGDLRGILIIIHGLNEHSGRYAYFAKQLVSCNFGVYAMDWMGHGGSDGLHGYVPSLDHVVADTGAFLEKIKLENPGVPCFLFGHSTGGAVVLKAGSYPHIEEMLEGIILTSPALRVKPAHPIVGAVAPIFSLVAPRFQFKGANKRGIPVSRDPAAILAKYSDPLVYTGPIRVRTGHEILRISSYLMRNFHSITVPFFVLHGTADRVTDPLASQDLYNEAPSKFKNIKLYEGFLHDLLFEPEREEIAQDIIDWMEKRLRDIGLDTSNGC comes from the exons ATGGAGGCGGCGGTGACGGCGATACAGGTGGAGGAGCTAACATCCGGTGCCAGCGGGCGTTTGATACCAGTCTTTAGGAACCTCCGTCAGTCAATCCTCTCCTACCAATTCCTTCGGAGATTTCTCCTCTTATTCTATTCTTTCTTTCTTTGGCTTCTCCTCCTCCTTCCGAGGCGGCACCGATTATCATCTGCCAGCTCACCACCTTCGTCCCCCAAAACATCGTCGTCTTCGATTAGGCGTAGAAAATTGATTCGCCGGAGAGATGAGGAGGATACGCTGAGGCGCAGGGCTTTGGCGGAAGCAGTTGAAATGGTCACGGACGATATCGATGACATCAATAGCCGGTGCCAGTGGACGACGTCTTTGTTCTTTGGCGATCGACAGAATGCTCTGTTTTGCCGATCTTGGTTTCCGGCATCTGGTGATTTAAG gGGAATTTTAATCATCATACACGGCCTAAATGAACACAG TGGGCGCTACGCCTATTTTGCTAAACAATTAGTCTCCTGCAATTTTGGAGTCTACGCAATGGATTGGATGG GTCATGGAGGAAGTGATGGTTTGCATGGATATGTGCCTTCTCTTGATCATGTTGTTGCGGATACC GGTGCATTTCTGGAAAAAATCAAATTAGAGAACCCAGGGGTACCATGTTTCTTGTTTGGGCATTCTACAGGAGGGGCTGTTGTTTTGAAG GCAGGTTCTTATCCCCACATAGAAGAAATGCTGGAGGGGATCATATTGACTTCACCAGCTTTGCGCGTCAAGCCAGCTCATCCTATTGTTGGT GCTGTGGCGCCTATATTTTCATTGGTGGCTCCAAGGTTCCAGTTCAAAGGTGCCAACAAAAGGGGAATTCCGGTATCTAGGGATCCTGCAGCCATCTTAGCCAAGTATTCGGATCCTTTGGTCTACACTGGCCCTATTAGAGTTCGGACAGGCCATGAAATTCTGCGCATCTCTTCATATTTGATGCGCAATTTTCACTCTATTACTGTCCCATTCTTTGTTCTTCATGGAACTGCTGACAGAGTCACTGATCCTCTTGCCTCCCAAGATTTGTACAATGAGGCACCATCAaagttcaaaaatattaaacTCTATGAAGGTTTTTTGCACGACCTTCTCTTTGAACCAGAGCGTGAAGAGATAGCTCAGGATATCATTGATTGGATGGAGAAACGATTGAGGGATATTGGTCTCGATACTTCCAATGGTTGTTAA
- the LOC140834389 gene encoding tryptophan--tRNA ligase, chloroplastic/mitochondrial isoform X2: MGRSLLSQFSILSNISPRSISSILPNRVHLNNCSSRTSVLLQRRIQIGGSFRCLCSVAVSKPSTSENSSSSMKKRIVSGIQPTGSIHLGNYLGAIKNWIELQNTYETLFFIVDLHAITLPYDASQLSKATRDTAAMYLACGVDLSRGSIFVQSHVRAHVELMWLLSSASPIGWLNRMIQFKEKSRKTGDDNVGVALLTYPVLMASDILLYQMSKSAPSDQSRINLLDSKDVIANKIKRCKTDSFPGLEFDNPERPECNNLLSVYQLITYKTKQEVEEECKDMNWGVFKTLLTDALIEHLHPIQVHYAEIMSDATYLDTILAEGASKAETIAEVTINNIYEAMGFLRRQA; encoded by the exons ATGGGGCGCTCTTTGCTCTCTCAGTTCTCCATCCTCTCCAACATTTCTCCACGCTCCATCTCTTCGAT CTTGCCGAATCGTGTTCATCTTAATAATTGCTCGAGTAGAACGAGTGTGCTACTTCAACGGAGAATTCAAATTGGCGGGAGCTTTCGATGCCTTTGCAGCGTCGCAGTTTCCAAACCTTCGACTTCTGAGAATTCCTCCAGCTCCATGAA GAAGAGAATAGTCTCTGGCATCCAGCCCACGGGATCCATACATCTTGGCAATTATCTTGGGGCCATAAAGAATTGGATTGAATTGCAG AATACCTATGAGACACTCTTTTTCATTGTGGACCTCCATGCG ATAACGTTGCCATATGATGCATCACAGTTATCAAAAGCGACAAGAGATACCGCAGCTATGTATTTGGCATGTGGTGTTGATTTATCTAGG GGTTCAATCTTTGTTCAGTCTCATGTTCGTGCTCATGTAGAATTGATGTGGTTATTGAGTTCTGCCAGCCCAATAGGTTGGCTCAACCGGATGATACAATTTAAAGAGAAATCACGGAAGACT GGGGATGACAATGTTGGAGTTGCACTTCTAACCTATCCTGTTCTGATGGCATCTGATATTCTTTTGTATCAG ATGTCAAAATCTGCACCATCTGATCAATCTCGAATCAATTTATTGGATTCAAAAGAT GTAATAGCCAACAAAATAAAACGTTGCAAGACTGATTCATTTCCGGG CTTGGAATTTGATAATCCTGAAAGACCTGAATGTAACAACCTTCTTTCAGTATATCAGCTTATTACCTACAAGACAAAACAG GAAGTTGAAGAAGAGTGCAAGGATATGAATTGGGGAGTTTTTAAAACCCTTCTTACTGACGCATTAATTGAGCATCTTCATCCCATCCAG GTTCATTATGCAGAAATTATGTCTGATGCCACTTACTTGGATACCATTCTAGCTGAGGGTGCTAGCAAAGCTGAGACCATAGCAGAAGTTACCATCAATAACATCTACGAGGCAATGGGATTTTTGCGGAGACAAGCATGA